A window of Lentibacillus sp. Marseille-P4043 contains these coding sequences:
- a CDS encoding SDR family oxidoreductase, protein MKILVVGANGQIGKHLVSLIQDSDSLEARALIRKQEQASFFENLGAETVMADLEQDIEPIAKAAEGVDAIVFTAGSGGHTGKDKTIMVDLDGAVKTIEAAKVAGVKRFIMISSFDTTREAIQAAPSSFAPYVAAKHYADEWLRRANLDYTIIHPGLLTNNKGTGQVTAAVEVDRDEVPREDVASVIVASLENEKAIGKEFQVVTGATPIKEAVDSI, encoded by the coding sequence ATGAAAATTCTCGTAGTAGGGGCAAATGGCCAAATTGGAAAACATCTTGTATCACTTATTCAGGATAGTGATAGCTTGGAAGCGAGGGCACTGATTCGGAAGCAGGAGCAAGCGTCCTTCTTTGAAAATTTAGGTGCGGAAACTGTAATGGCGGATCTGGAACAGGACATCGAGCCGATTGCAAAGGCTGCTGAGGGAGTCGATGCGATCGTATTCACGGCAGGTTCTGGCGGACACACGGGGAAAGACAAAACCATTATGGTGGATTTGGATGGTGCTGTAAAAACAATTGAGGCTGCCAAGGTTGCTGGTGTGAAGCGGTTCATTATGATTAGTTCGTTTGACACCACACGTGAAGCAATTCAGGCTGCACCTTCATCATTTGCACCATATGTTGCAGCAAAGCATTATGCAGATGAATGGTTGCGACGGGCAAATTTGGATTATACGATTATCCATCCCGGCCTGTTAACAAATAATAAAGGAACCGGTCAAGTCACGGCAGCAGTCGAAGTGGATAGAGATGAGGTTCCTAGAGAAGACGTGGCAAGCGTTATCGTTGCTAGCTTAGAAAATGAGAAAGCGATTGGGAAGGAATTTCAGGTTGTGACTGGGGCGACACCGATTAAGGAAGCTGTTGATTCAATCTAA
- a CDS encoding DUF6880 family protein — protein MDLHKKVSKLTKAELVELVMDLIDGDENVEKKVEFKLISPNDEVKASKQLIRQYINENKRRGFISWRNVHAALQGAEMVLDKGRDKLVNGEEETAIRLGIAVVSIAIDMFQYADDSGGDIGYIINQSITLLKDASSMALLSTNHRVQDNMFKLILKEATHKRYDGWDDTRYELLDVCTIYSARSTARQKLEETLDKLLREISTSSSWSSDDDQQSIKELQLKILERNGESEKAEQLIRDNMDFDEFREKAIEKEMANGNYASALKICEDGEENDSNFPGLIKKWKEYRLQVYEALEDVDKQKEVLIEFVYDNQYEAYGKLKDLYSPDEWKPVIEGIFAEFENKSGYLPHVYEYIAKAENQSDKILKYCEQSPSTILELYPYLLDDYKDKVEDMFTGYIKWEAEEASERKEYRHVCRKLKAYEEACGESKFCDMVHELKQTYQRKPAFVSELEKVEK, from the coding sequence TTGGATTTACATAAAAAAGTTTCGAAGCTTACAAAAGCAGAATTGGTTGAATTAGTCATGGATTTGATCGATGGGGATGAGAATGTGGAGAAGAAAGTGGAATTTAAACTAATCAGCCCTAACGATGAAGTGAAGGCTAGTAAACAATTAATTCGACAGTACATAAATGAGAATAAGAGACGAGGGTTCATCTCCTGGCGAAATGTTCATGCTGCACTTCAGGGAGCGGAAATGGTGCTTGATAAAGGCCGGGATAAGCTTGTCAATGGGGAAGAGGAGACTGCGATTCGTCTGGGCATTGCGGTAGTTTCTATTGCGATTGACATGTTTCAATATGCGGATGACTCCGGTGGGGATATCGGTTATATCATTAATCAAAGCATTACCCTTCTAAAAGACGCATCTTCTATGGCACTTCTATCTACAAATCACCGTGTACAAGATAATATGTTTAAACTGATCTTAAAGGAAGCAACACACAAGCGATATGACGGCTGGGACGATACGCGTTATGAACTACTGGATGTGTGTACGATTTATTCTGCCCGGTCCACCGCCAGACAGAAGCTGGAGGAGACACTGGATAAGCTTTTAAGGGAAATTTCAACGAGCTCATCTTGGTCATCGGATGACGATCAACAGTCAATTAAAGAACTGCAATTGAAAATCTTGGAGCGAAATGGCGAGTCAGAGAAGGCGGAACAGCTTATTAGGGACAATATGGATTTTGATGAGTTTAGGGAAAAGGCGATTGAAAAAGAAATGGCCAATGGAAATTATGCATCTGCATTAAAAATTTGTGAGGATGGAGAGGAAAACGACAGCAACTTCCCTGGCCTCATTAAAAAGTGGAAAGAATATCGGTTGCAGGTATATGAAGCGCTAGAAGATGTTGACAAACAAAAAGAAGTCCTAATCGAGTTTGTTTATGATAATCAATATGAAGCATATGGTAAGTTGAAAGATTTATATTCTCCAGACGAATGGAAGCCTGTCATTGAGGGAATATTTGCTGAGTTTGAAAATAAATCCGGCTACTTGCCACATGTATATGAATACATCGCAAAAGCTGAAAATCAGAGCGATAAAATTCTTAAATATTGCGAACAATCACCATCTACTATTCTAGAACTTTATCCGTACTTGTTGGACGATTATAAGGATAAGGTTGAGGATATGTTTACAGGGTATATTAAATGGGAAGCGGAGGAAGCGTCGGAAAGGAAGGAGTACCGTCACGTGTGCCGCAAATTGAAAGCATATGAAGAGGCGTGTGGGGAATCAAAATTTTGTGACATGGTTCATGAACTAAAGCAAACCTATCAGCGGAAGCCAGCATTTGTGAGTGAATTGGAGAAGGTGGAGAAGTAG
- a CDS encoding glycine betaine ABC transporter substrate-binding protein: MFFKKLNVGILFILLVVLTACGSTSNGEEKDSSETDEVQTIKMGQINWAENVAVTNMWKVILEDEGYDLELKLLDMGAQMAGVANGDLDVSPEVWLPIQDASYLERYQDEANFSEESWYDNAKVGLVVPEYMEDINSIEDLNAHKDEFEGEITGFEPGAGTMVVTGEMIDEYDLDFELIQSSESAMIASIGKAIDNNKPIVAPLWSPHRVFSEMDLKYLDDPKKTYGEAEKIYHATRHGFADDFPKVDKWLKNWKLNDDQIGELMSMVNEANDPADGAAKWVEKNQELVDEWLEK, encoded by the coding sequence ATGTTTTTTAAAAAGCTGAACGTGGGTATTCTGTTTATTTTGTTAGTGGTGCTCACGGCATGTGGAAGTACAAGTAATGGAGAGGAAAAGGATTCAAGTGAAACAGATGAAGTGCAAACGATTAAAATGGGACAAATCAATTGGGCAGAGAATGTCGCTGTTACAAACATGTGGAAGGTCATTTTAGAAGATGAAGGCTACGATTTGGAGTTAAAATTATTGGACATGGGAGCACAGATGGCAGGTGTTGCGAATGGTGACCTTGATGTCAGTCCTGAGGTATGGTTGCCAATACAGGATGCCAGTTATTTAGAGCGCTATCAAGATGAAGCCAACTTCTCTGAAGAATCCTGGTATGATAATGCTAAAGTCGGTTTGGTTGTGCCTGAATACATGGAAGATATTAATAGTATTGAGGATTTAAATGCCCATAAGGATGAATTTGAAGGCGAAATAACAGGATTTGAACCTGGAGCTGGAACAATGGTAGTAACCGGTGAAATGATAGATGAGTATGATCTTGACTTTGAATTGATCCAAAGTTCTGAATCGGCGATGATTGCGTCAATCGGCAAGGCAATAGATAATAACAAGCCTATTGTTGCACCGCTTTGGAGTCCGCACCGCGTATTTTCGGAAATGGATTTGAAGTATTTGGATGATCCGAAAAAAACGTATGGCGAGGCAGAAAAGATCTATCATGCTACCCGCCATGGATTTGCTGACGATTTTCCTAAGGTGGACAAATGGCTGAAAAACTGGAAACTGAATGATGACCAAATTGGCGAGCTGATGAGTATGGTCAACGAAGCAAACGACCCAGCAGATGGTGCAGCCAAATGGGTGGAGAAAAATCAGGAATTGGTTGATGAGTGGCTAGAAAAATAA
- the cudC gene encoding choline uptake/conversion transcriptional regulator CudC, which yields MLDEQEEHDEQVRQKLEQAKDQVIGAISETMDLYGVTPSAGKLYAMMYFKEQMNLDEMRQELGMSKPSMSTSVRKLQDNGMVKKTFQRGSRKHTYVAEKDFFRSFMSFYCQMWEREVNMNMEAISHAEADLQEILDDDTVTGDIREEVKADYELLESSKVYYRWLERLTSSIRTGDIFEFLPKNPEKEDK from the coding sequence ATGCTGGATGAGCAAGAAGAGCATGACGAACAAGTACGACAAAAACTTGAACAAGCAAAAGATCAAGTGATTGGTGCCATCTCTGAAACAATGGACTTATATGGAGTGACGCCATCCGCTGGGAAATTGTATGCGATGATGTATTTTAAAGAGCAAATGAATCTGGATGAAATGCGCCAAGAGCTCGGGATGAGTAAACCAAGCATGAGTACAAGCGTCCGTAAACTTCAGGATAATGGGATGGTGAAAAAAACATTTCAGCGGGGTTCTAGAAAACATACGTACGTAGCAGAGAAGGACTTTTTCCGCTCGTTTATGTCATTCTATTGTCAGATGTGGGAGCGAGAGGTAAATATGAACATGGAAGCGATCAGTCATGCTGAGGCAGATCTTCAGGAAATTTTGGACGATGATACCGTTACAGGAGATATACGAGAAGAAGTAAAAGCGGATTATGAATTGCTTGAATCGTCAAAGGTGTATTATCGCTGGCTGGAACGATTAACGTCCAGCATACGTACAGGGGATATTTTTGAATTTTTACCGAAAAATCCGGAAAAAGAAGACAAATAA
- the betB gene encoding betaine-aldehyde dehydrogenase: MKQQYINGQWVDSISKKTREIINPFNQEVIAVAAEGDIADAQMAIAAARKAFDLGPWPTTPATERGRIVGKIADFIERDKEELAELESLDTGKTVEESRGDMEDIAGVFRYYAEIADKDGGEIIDSPIPNSVSKVVKEPVGVCGQITPWNYPLLQASWKLAPALVTGNTLVIKPSEITPLTHVKVFELIEEAGVPAGVANLVLGAGNTVGAELSNHVDVDLISFTGGIQTGKKIMQAASVNVKKLALELGGKNPNVVFADADLETAIDQAMNAVFFHAGQICSAGTRLIVEESIHDEFVQQLVERVKNIKLGNGFDETTQMGPLISQEHLNKVTNYVEAGIKEGATVAVGAKRPNDPALQNGFFYLPTILTNCTTDMSVVQNEGFGPVITVEKFTTEDEAINLANDSIYGLSGGVWTKDIAKAERCVAKMRMGTVWINDFNLYFPHAPWGGFKQSGIGRELGKTGLEEYQETKHVFHNLKPEPINFF; encoded by the coding sequence ATGAAGCAACAATATATTAATGGTCAATGGGTCGATTCCATCTCAAAAAAAACAAGAGAGATTATCAATCCATTTAATCAAGAAGTTATTGCAGTTGCAGCAGAAGGAGATATAGCGGATGCACAAATGGCAATCGCCGCTGCCAGAAAAGCGTTCGATCTCGGTCCTTGGCCGACAACGCCAGCTACTGAACGTGGCAGGATCGTTGGCAAAATTGCTGATTTCATTGAACGCGATAAAGAGGAATTAGCAGAGCTCGAGTCCCTAGATACCGGAAAAACAGTCGAGGAAAGCCGTGGGGACATGGAAGATATTGCTGGCGTCTTCCGCTATTATGCCGAAATAGCAGATAAAGATGGTGGAGAAATTATTGATTCCCCAATACCGAATTCCGTTAGTAAGGTGGTTAAAGAACCGGTTGGTGTATGCGGACAAATCACACCATGGAATTATCCATTACTGCAAGCGTCCTGGAAACTTGCACCAGCACTGGTTACCGGCAACACGTTAGTGATCAAGCCAAGTGAAATCACACCGCTTACCCATGTGAAAGTGTTTGAATTAATTGAAGAAGCGGGCGTACCAGCAGGCGTTGCAAATCTAGTTCTCGGAGCGGGAAATACAGTTGGTGCCGAACTTTCCAATCATGTTGATGTCGATCTTATCTCATTCACTGGCGGGATTCAAACCGGGAAAAAGATCATGCAGGCTGCAAGTGTTAATGTGAAAAAACTTGCATTAGAACTTGGCGGAAAAAATCCCAATGTTGTCTTCGCCGATGCTGATTTGGAAACAGCCATTGACCAAGCAATGAATGCGGTCTTTTTCCACGCCGGGCAAATTTGTTCAGCTGGCACTCGATTGATTGTGGAAGAAAGCATCCATGATGAATTTGTTCAGCAATTAGTAGAGCGGGTCAAAAACATCAAACTTGGCAATGGTTTTGATGAAACAACCCAAATGGGACCGCTTATTTCTCAGGAACATTTAAACAAAGTAACCAATTATGTGGAAGCAGGCATCAAGGAAGGTGCAACTGTTGCCGTTGGTGCCAAGCGTCCGAATGATCCAGCATTGCAAAATGGCTTTTTCTACTTGCCTACCATTCTAACCAACTGTACAACTGACATGAGCGTTGTTCAGAATGAAGGGTTTGGTCCTGTCATTACGGTAGAGAAATTTACGACAGAAGATGAAGCTATCAATCTAGCAAATGACTCGATTTACGGGTTGTCCGGCGGGGTTTGGACAAAAGACATAGCCAAAGCAGAACGCTGTGTGGCCAAGATGCGAATGGGCACGGTCTGGATCAATGATTTTAACCTGTACTTCCCGCATGCACCTTGGGGTGGTTTTAAACAATCCGGCATTGGCCGCGAATTAGGAAAAACCGGGCTGGAAGAATACCAGGAAACGAAACATGTCTTCCATAATCTGAAACCAGAGCCAATTAATTTCTTTTAA
- the betA gene encoding choline dehydrogenase gives MKQTYDYVIVGGGSAGSVLGNRLSADKSSSVLVLEAGRSDYPWDLFIQMPAALMFPSGNRFYDWIYASDPEPYMNGRRVAHARGKVLGGSSSINGMIYQRGNPMDYERWGSVPGMETWDYAHCLPYFKRLESTFGADSSDEYRGHHGPIKLKRGPATNPLFQAFFDAAVEAGYSRTPDVNGFRQEGFGPFDSQVHNGRRVSASRAYLRPAMRRKNLTVETRASVTSIDFDGTRANGVTYQKNGKTYHVRAGEVILSGGAFNTPQLLQLSGVGDADHLRSLGIEPVVDLPGVGENLEDHLEVYIQHACPQPVSEQPSLNKAKMPWIGLQWLLGRTGPAASNHFEGGGFARSNDDVDYPNLMFHFLPLAVRYDGQKADTEHGFQVHVGPMYSNSRGSLKIRSRDPFQHPSIVFNYLSTEKDRQEWIEAIHVSRKILSQSALAPYSTGEISPGPSVQTDEEILEWVANDAETALHPSCTAKMGPASDPMAVVDPLTMKVHGLDNVRVVDASAMPHTTNGNIHAPVLMLAEKAADIIREQKPMKPEYMDYYRHRVHPAEAGTAVK, from the coding sequence ATGAAACAAACATATGATTATGTAATCGTTGGTGGCGGTAGTGCAGGGTCTGTACTCGGCAACCGTCTAAGTGCAGATAAATCGAGCAGTGTTCTTGTCTTGGAAGCAGGGCGCAGTGATTATCCATGGGATCTGTTTATTCAAATGCCAGCAGCTTTGATGTTCCCGTCAGGCAATCGTTTCTATGACTGGATTTACGCTAGTGATCCTGAACCTTACATGAATGGACGACGTGTCGCTCATGCTCGGGGGAAAGTACTCGGAGGATCGAGTTCCATTAACGGGATGATTTACCAGCGCGGTAACCCAATGGACTATGAACGATGGGGATCTGTTCCAGGTATGGAAACGTGGGACTATGCCCATTGCCTGCCATATTTTAAACGACTAGAATCCACTTTTGGAGCAGATTCATCTGATGAGTATCGTGGTCACCACGGTCCAATTAAACTAAAGCGCGGACCTGCCACGAACCCTCTATTTCAAGCCTTTTTTGATGCTGCTGTAGAGGCTGGTTACTCAAGAACACCCGATGTGAATGGTTTTCGTCAAGAAGGATTCGGACCATTTGATAGTCAAGTGCATAATGGCAGACGAGTCTCCGCTTCACGTGCATATTTGCGTCCTGCAATGCGACGCAAAAACCTTACAGTGGAAACACGTGCTTCTGTTACCAGTATCGACTTTGATGGCACCCGAGCAAATGGTGTGACATACCAAAAAAATGGGAAAACATATCATGTTCGAGCAGGAGAAGTTATCCTTTCTGGTGGTGCGTTCAACACGCCACAACTCCTTCAGTTGTCGGGTGTGGGAGACGCTGACCATCTGCGCTCTCTTGGCATCGAACCAGTCGTTGACCTTCCTGGTGTAGGTGAAAATCTCGAGGATCATCTTGAAGTATATATTCAGCACGCTTGTCCGCAGCCTGTTTCAGAACAGCCTAGCCTAAATAAAGCAAAAATGCCTTGGATCGGCTTACAATGGCTACTCGGACGTACTGGCCCAGCAGCATCTAACCATTTTGAAGGTGGCGGTTTTGCCCGTTCGAATGATGATGTTGATTATCCGAATCTGATGTTCCATTTCCTTCCGCTTGCGGTTCGATATGACGGACAAAAGGCGGACACGGAACATGGATTTCAGGTGCACGTTGGACCAATGTATTCCAACTCTAGAGGAAGCCTGAAGATTCGTTCACGTGATCCTTTTCAGCACCCAAGTATCGTATTTAACTATCTGTCTACCGAGAAAGATCGCCAGGAGTGGATTGAAGCAATACACGTTTCCAGAAAAATCCTTTCGCAGTCGGCGTTAGCGCCCTACAGCACAGGCGAAATTTCACCTGGTCCTTCTGTTCAAACGGATGAGGAAATTTTGGAGTGGGTAGCGAATGATGCTGAAACTGCACTCCATCCGTCCTGCACGGCAAAAATGGGCCCTGCTTCAGATCCAATGGCTGTCGTAGATCCGCTAACCATGAAGGTTCATGGACTAGACAACGTACGGGTAGTTGATGCTTCTGCTATGCCACATACGACCAATGGAAATATCCATGCACCGGTATTGATGCTGGCAGAAAAAGCAGCAGACATCATCCGTGAACAAAAACCGATGAAGCCGGAGTATATGGATTACTACCGTCATCGAGTGCACCCAGCGGAAGCAGGCACAGCAGTAAAGTAA
- a CDS encoding flavin monoamine oxidase family protein, which yields MNDPIIIVGAGLSGLRAASMLISKGIDCKVLEARGRIGGRVLSKTADERPDFGKYDLGPTWFWPQHEPVISSLISELGLQTFVQHTKGAMLLEQSPNAPIQRHILPEGAMEKSVRLAGGVQSLIDAVSATLPTGTVELDTRVTAIRMNEDGTITLEADIKDGTKKSVLAGTVILALPPRIVAHHIAFSPSLPSKLMTSLVNKPTWMAGQAKAVAVYNRPFWREDGLSGQVTSWCGPLQEIHDASPDTGNGALFGFFGIPAKIRHELGEEKVLKLVIDQLTRLFGPTAEKPISLLYKDWSCDPETAVDDDCKPLNDFPNYGLPANTGAWEKKIIFAGTETSSGHGGHLEGALRSAERAALEVIELYKTHL from the coding sequence ATGAATGATCCCATTATAATTGTTGGGGCTGGCTTAAGCGGCCTTCGTGCGGCATCTATGCTTATATCAAAGGGCATCGATTGTAAAGTTCTTGAGGCGCGAGGGCGAATCGGAGGTAGGGTTTTAAGTAAGACTGCAGATGAAAGACCTGACTTCGGCAAGTATGATCTGGGACCAACATGGTTCTGGCCGCAACATGAGCCTGTTATCTCTAGCCTTATTAGCGAACTCGGATTACAGACATTCGTGCAGCATACGAAAGGAGCAATGCTTCTTGAACAATCCCCAAATGCCCCCATACAGCGGCATATTCTTCCAGAAGGTGCTATGGAGAAATCGGTTCGGCTCGCCGGTGGGGTTCAGTCCCTCATCGACGCCGTATCAGCAACACTTCCTACTGGGACAGTGGAATTGGATACACGTGTAACAGCAATTCGGATGAATGAAGATGGAACGATCACCCTTGAAGCAGACATCAAGGATGGAACGAAGAAAAGTGTACTTGCTGGAACTGTTATCTTAGCACTGCCACCTCGAATAGTGGCACATCACATAGCATTTTCGCCTTCTCTTCCTTCCAAACTTATGACGAGCTTGGTAAATAAGCCCACATGGATGGCGGGACAGGCCAAGGCAGTTGCGGTTTATAATCGTCCCTTTTGGCGAGAAGATGGACTTTCTGGCCAAGTAACTAGTTGGTGTGGTCCTTTGCAAGAGATCCATGATGCATCACCAGATACAGGTAATGGTGCACTCTTTGGTTTTTTCGGAATCCCTGCAAAGATACGCCATGAGCTGGGGGAGGAAAAGGTTCTCAAACTTGTCATTGACCAATTAACTCGTCTCTTTGGTCCAACCGCTGAAAAACCGATTTCCCTTCTATACAAGGATTGGTCCTGCGATCCCGAAACTGCGGTTGACGATGATTGCAAACCACTTAACGATTTTCCAAACTATGGTCTACCGGCAAATACTGGTGCGTGGGAAAAGAAGATTATTTTTGCTGGTACAGAAACATCTTCTGGTCATGGAGGACACCTTGAAGGGGCGCTTCGGTCAGCAGAGCGCGCGGCTTTAGAAGTTATCGAACTATACAAAACACATTTATGA
- a CDS encoding DUF4317 domain-containing protein yields the protein MNKTDIADIRKQFKLNNDLLKINEIFNVYIMKESSEIYHHESLPFDMLEEEQKELFMNNFKKVLTGQLDEKLFEFKFQRDVEDSSQLILHQGLLSNDTEEWKGHMLRLVEKMLKDKQYEMDIVVTFIRGEYMKPMKARNEEAEESERDTVYSHSFILCSMNKTQDPKKELLFDYVEKEFKYNIVVDPIINLKAPVSGFLFPCFTENAADVNHVLYSAGKKYELNYHFIEEVLNAEETMTAAEDKIVFEEIVKHVAGDQINTSTLSNVYDEIHRVVEENEEEEVPKLDYKDVEKVLKVSGVEDVDTEKVESAFKTVIDDESYELKASNVVPKYTSKSIKIETKAANVSISPQDLRYVRQVHFNGKRFLMIEVEENTVIEGFEMIPEALFQKAEDEED from the coding sequence TTGAATAAAACAGACATAGCCGATATTCGAAAACAATTCAAATTAAATAATGATCTATTAAAAATCAATGAAATCTTTAATGTGTACATCATGAAAGAGTCGAGTGAGATTTATCATCATGAAAGTTTACCTTTTGACATGCTGGAAGAGGAGCAGAAAGAGTTATTTATGAACAACTTTAAAAAAGTGCTAACAGGCCAACTGGACGAAAAATTATTTGAATTTAAATTTCAACGTGATGTAGAGGATAGCAGTCAGCTCATTCTTCATCAAGGTCTGCTAAGTAACGACACAGAAGAGTGGAAAGGTCATATGCTTCGTCTTGTAGAAAAAATGCTAAAAGATAAGCAGTATGAAATGGATATTGTCGTAACCTTTATTCGGGGAGAATATATGAAACCGATGAAGGCCCGCAATGAAGAGGCTGAGGAAAGTGAACGAGATACCGTTTATTCCCATTCTTTTATTCTTTGCAGTATGAATAAAACGCAAGATCCGAAAAAGGAATTACTGTTTGACTATGTTGAAAAGGAGTTTAAGTACAATATTGTCGTTGATCCAATTATCAATCTGAAAGCTCCAGTATCCGGATTTCTATTCCCTTGTTTCACGGAAAATGCTGCAGATGTTAACCATGTCCTTTATTCGGCGGGAAAAAAGTATGAACTGAATTATCATTTTATCGAGGAAGTATTAAATGCAGAAGAAACGATGACTGCTGCAGAGGATAAAATTGTATTTGAGGAAATTGTGAAGCATGTTGCAGGTGACCAAATCAATACATCCACCCTTTCGAATGTGTATGATGAAATTCATCGTGTCGTGGAGGAGAATGAAGAGGAAGAGGTACCGAAATTAGACTACAAAGATGTGGAAAAAGTTTTAAAAGTGAGTGGGGTAGAAGATGTCGATACAGAAAAGGTTGAATCTGCTTTTAAAACGGTGATTGATGATGAATCATATGAATTAAAAGCAAGTAACGTCGTACCGAAATATACGTCAAAGTCTATCAAAATCGAGACGAAAGCAGCGAATGTTTCCATTAGCCCACAAGACTTAAGATATGTACGCCAGGTTCATTTCAACGGAAAACGTTTCTTAATGATTGAAGTGGAAGAAAATACAGTGATTGAGGGATTCGAAATGATACCGGAAGCTTTGTTTCAAAAAGCGGAAGACGAGGAAGACTGA